TATCATACATATTCAATACTATACATGAGCAGTCCATACCATGATTTGTGTCAGGAAAGCTTTTCATATCCAAGCATAGGCTCAAACAAGTAGGAATGTAATTCTTTGACATGTTCTTCTGTGTCATGTGGTTTCCTACACCTTTCAGCTTTCCTTACAGACCAAAGGATTCTGGTTGTCCTAGCActataaaaaagaagagaaagagtGGAATCTAGATCCTCAAGTCCTCAACTTTCCAGAAGAACAAATCCACTGGAAAAGCTATGCAATACACTATTCAAGTATTCACAACACAAAAGGGAAATTCAGCTTCAGAGGGACCACACAAGACACATACTAGTAACAAATAAAAAGCTCCATGATCATCATCATTTACTCTCCTTTACTTCCTGATATGAAAGAACACATCATTGGAATGGAAGTCCTGTTTTCAGTCCCCCAGTTGAGCAACAAATCCTACTATTACAACATATGTTTCCCATCTAATGGCAACCTATTGCACAATAACAAAAGTAGAAGAATTGTACCACTTTTGCACTTATTTTAAGTCACTTCACTATCTCTGAACAACCAATGTAATCAAGCTAATCCGTGTTCCGTGGAACCTAAATGGcattcccttttcttttcttttttttttttgccatcaaAACAGCTGAACTACAAGTAATAGTTGTGAGGTACATTCGTACCTCGGATCAAGTGATGAGCTTGGAGCAATTCATCCATCAGTTCAGTATCAATCCCTCGCCGGCTTTTGCAACAATGCCGAGAGGTACAATGCCGTCTTTGCGCTCCCCGTGCCGGCTTTCTCTCCGACCATCCACTTGAGCTTCTTGTAGCCAAATCTCTTAATGAGATTCACAACCAATtgcctcctctcctcactcTGGCACAGGTAGCTATCAATCCAGAGCAGCCCGCCGACGCGGAGCACGCGGTCGACATCGAACATGAAGAATTCCAGCGCCTCCTCCGTGCCGGAATTCCCCATTGATGGCGCGCCACCTTCGTCCAGCGCATTGGTGCCGACGTGCACCAGGTCGAACACCCCGTCGTAGAAGGGGAACCGGTGcgccggcgagaggaggagggggaacaGCCCCCTCGCCGCCACGAACTCGTTCATGGGCTTCCCGGCGTTGTCGAGCACCGTGGTGACGACGGTGACACCGCGGTCCCTCATCCGCGCGGCGAAattggcggcgccgccggcgacgtcgaggcCAATCCGGATCCTGGTGGCGCCGAGGCGCAGCACGTCGTCGAGGAGGAACTCGTAGTCGTGGCGCGGCCTGACCCAGCGGCGGCCGTCGACGCCCATGTTGGAGGCCGGGAGCGCCGCGCGGGGCCCCccggagaggcagcggcggcgaggcagcggcTCGCAGGCCTTGGAGAGGAGGCGGTGCTGCTGCAGGGTGGCGTTGCGCGGGCAGGCGGCGTGCGGGTCGTAGGACATGAAggcggctaggagggagagCGTGGCGGGCGACCTGAAGCAGGAGTGCGCGACGGAGGCCGGCATGTGGGTGAGCCCCGTGCGGGCGTCGCGGCCCAGCGGGAGCGCGTgcggggagaggaagaggaggagctcCGGTGGCAGGCCGTCCGCGCGGTACGGcaggtgggaggaggaggaggtgtcgaTCTCGCGGGCGATGGCCGCGACGTGGTCGGAGATCGTCGaggccgccgcggtggcggcggaggcggcgggggaggaggaggaggaggaggaggaggagaagaaggcgaggagggcgagggcgttggtggagaggagggcgaggaaCATGAGCAGGTTGAGCAGCGACGGTGTGCAGTGGCAGGAGatgcgccggccgccgccgcggcggggtgCCGGCACGTTGAGGGACACCgaccccatcgccgccgccgacgacgacgaggcccgGGGAttccgccggcgcggcggggaggGATCTCGGGGGGTTGGGCTTTTGCCGCGTTGGCTTCGGCCCGCGGCTTTGGCTTTCCCCAGTGGGGTGGAGTGAGAGTGAGGCTGTGAGAGAGCGATGGAGGCGGATGGCTGTCGGTTTTTGGAATTGTGAGGCTGTCTGTTGCCTTGTTTTTGGTTAGCACTTTCAAAATTCTACCTGAATTAAAAATTGAATCTCAAATGGAGTAGTAGATAAATGGTACTTGTAGGAGTAGGAGTAGTGTAGATTAGTTGAGTTGTACATTAATTGATTAATACACGTACACCAGTAAATAATAAATTCTACCACTATACGGAGTAGTATTTTATTAGCCTATACTAGTTAATGTCagaaatattaaacatataATTTTAACCAACAAATATATGACCATAACCATTGAATGAACTTGTTCAGAAGAGTTGTCTGCTACAGCGCTGTGGCTGCAACAACTGCTACAACGTctaacgtactccctccgtcccataatataaaggattttcagttttttcttgcaacgtttgaccactcgtcttattcattttttttttgcaaatataaaaaacgaaaagttgtgcttaaagtactgtagataataaagtaagttacaaataaaataattaataatttcaaaaaaaattaaataagacgagtggtcaaacgttgcaagcaaaaactcaaaatcccttatattataggacggagagagtagataaCTAGCAGTGGCTACAGCCACCAAACGGCTAAGATGCATTCTTGACTGATGACCGAACAACTGTGATGTTCAATGCAGCTTTAACAACTGTAAAAATCAAACTATAAAATATGCTTGATATCTTATACTTTGTTTAAAttagttgaaataaaatttaGACACTTGTAGTAATATAAACTTGTAAATAAACTCTTGATACATGGCCACTTAATTTTCACTGACCGTATATAAGTTATtggtaaaataaaaagaaaaaacaccatGTACCGTCGAGTACCGATGGCTTTGCTTCATCGATTCTCTCTTTCACACGCCAACAAAGATCACGGTCACCGAGCCGGATCAACCGGTGGACCGACCGGACCGGCACGGAAACAGCTACTGTACCTGACCACCGTCACGTGACACCACGCCCGGCCCCACCACCCTATCCAATTCCCCGTACATATCCCCATGGGCCAAGGCCCATTCAAAACCAAACCGACCTAAGCCCATCCCCCCGCCTAAAGCCCAAATCCGGCCCGGCTAAAAGAGGAAGGCATCCTCGCCACGCCGACACGAACACGAGTACACgacacgacgccggcggcggcagccatgATGGAGCCCGCGGCGATGGACCGCATCGTCGGCCGCCTCTCCGCCGTCGATGGCCTCTACTACCCGACCACCTTCCTCCTCGCTgacccgccgccgtccgccccgCACCGCAAGACCGCCCTCCCCGCGTTTCTCTCCCACGACGCCCCTCGCCTCCTCGACTGTGTTCGTTGCGGTACACCAGAGCTActtattaatatataattaattaaatattagcaaTTTTTAaatggattattataattatttaaaaacaactttcgtattgaaaaattttgcaaaaaaaaaaatattgtttaacAGTTTAGAAAACATGCGCGCGAAAAATGAGGGGTTAAGTTGAGAAAGGTAGAAAAAATAGAACAGAGCGTAAGGACAAGTTTTATACAACTAGAGATGACTACCACGTCCAATTTGATGCATACACCATCAAACTAATAAATAACATGTATCATAATATGTCTCTACCACATAATCACTAATATATTTAGCAATCTCATGTATCTCGAATATAAGGGCAAAACTGTCATTTTACATGATATAGTGTCGGATTGAAGGAGTGGAAATAGACGTGCTCCAACGCGGCGAGTCAGCGAGGAGGACAAGAACCCTAACTCGGATCTAGAGGACAGCGTGAAGTTGATGTGTGATGATGAGTGTGGCGGCTGCGGTGTCGATGTCCTCGCACATAGAGAGCAGCACGAGGGTGAGGTGAAGCGACACGGGCATCGACGTGAATGAGTCAGCAAGCGCGGGGTGCGCCTCCACCAGCGTGTACCAAGTACCAACGCCACATGCAGATGAGAGAAGGGAGAAGATAAGGAAGAAGAACTTTTTAATGTGCATACAACACTGCTGCTAGGTGGAAACTAGAGTTACTAGTGGATATCATGTGCATTGGTTATGATATCAACTAGTAGTAATCATTAAGAGCAAACTTTAGAAACCATGACCCATCTAAGAATCTACAGaatcatcatcagcagcagcacgaTTAAACATCGAATAACTAAGATAAACATGACATCTAAAGTTCAGTGGAATGGCAGCTGCAGGGCTCCAAAACAGTCAGCTTCACTGTGGAAGGTACCCTAGGCTGGATGTATCTTCTGATAGCCAAGACCCCTCTGTGACCTTCCATGATAATGTCCCTATCTAGTGGGGGGCATTTGCTGATTTTGCTGCCTGGAGTATCACACCTAAAACCAGTCTGAGAAGCATCCAATGTCAAGCACTCGAGTGAAGCTGTACTCTCAAGGATATGGCATGTCAGCTCAACCAAGCTCTTTACAGAGATGAATGATGTAACCGTCACACTCTTAAGGTTGTGATGCTTCTCTTCTCGTATTGATCTCAGATCTGCAGGATGTGCAAAAATTGAAACACTCTGCACGTTCCGCTGCATTACCTAGGATGTGAAAGGGAGAAATTTTAAGTGACATTTCCACCACACAGCTACTAATTTCATTCATAGCAGTAATAATATATGAACAGCTACTCACATTCAAGTCAAAAGTCTCCAGAGAAGGTGCAGCATAAATATAAGAAGCCAGGGATAAATAGTCATAGGCTGGGAAAAATCCAATAAGGCCAATGCTCAAGTGCCTGAGGCAGAGGAATTTGCTACACAGCTTCGGTGCAAAGGCCGTCTGCATAAAGAGGTCAAATTAATTATGCTACAACCCATAAGACAGAATCTAGTCTCATTCATGTGTCAGGCAAAATTTCTCATACCTCTTTGCGTGACTTTATGGCAAGAGATTCAAGATTTGGCATGATGGATGGAAGTTCAGCACGAGCATGATAAACATAACCAGAGCGGACCATGCATAGGCTCTTTATTTGCAAAGTTTCTCCAAGTTTCAGTTCCGTTTTGTCCCCTTGAAATGCAAAAATGGAGACATTAGGAGCTTCATTTTCTATCAGTTTCAGCTTGTCACACCCAAACACCTTCAGGGAGATGAGCCGCTGCAGTAGGCAAGGTACCTTCAGGCAAACTATCCTATCGCAGTACCTGATTTCCAACTGCTCCAATGCAAGAGAATGGGAAAGAAGGCAGCCTAACTCGTTCTCCGTAATACGCACACAACAAAGATACAGTCTCATCAGACTTCTTAAGCCACTAAGTGTGACTGTTGGGTGGAAGGAACAGTTAGAAAGGTGAAGATATTGGATTGAGTCTCCACTCCCATTCGACAGAAGAGAGCATGGGAAATTGTACTTTGCCTGGAACTGGGTCAGTGAAATTATGAGTTCTTCAATCCCTGGTTTAACAGAAATCTGAAGCCAATTGTTGAGATATGAAGAGCCTTTCCCACTATAATCTGAATATATCTGAATCTTAAGTTTTTTCACGCCGATGCCTGAGTGCCTTTTGAGAATGTGGTCGACTTTGCTGTAGAAAAGTCCAGCCAATTCTTCCTTTCCACATGCATTTTTGTTCAACCCAAATGCTTCACTACTGAAATTGAGGTTGGGGTGGCATCTCCACAAACTTAGAAAGGAACGAGACACACAGGCAGCTCGGGCAGCATCTCGCATTGGCATCAAGGAATGTATAAGACGCCAGATGTCCTGCTTGCACAAGCATGGGAGAGAAGTTAAACATTGGAATTGTGAAGACAAATGGTTGAATTAGatggaagaaaaaaatggtAACTTATGGAGTAACACTTTAACTGGTCCAGTGCTACCTGCCTGATTATGTACTATTACTATGAATTATATAGTTGACTTCCGCTAGGCAAATATGTTCTTACCCAAATCATGTATTAAGTGCTCAGCACTATTTGTTTCTTTGCAATTGTGCCAGATAAAATGGATGGAATGATGTTTAATTGTCTAATGGCAGAAAAGGAACAGAAATGGACATGCACTTTGCATAGGGTACCAATATCTGAATATATAAACAACCAGAAAGCTCAGTTAAATATGTATCAGAATCAAATAACTTTTGGCAGCTACAGTGTTAAAATAAATTGATATGAAGTTAGAAACATTAAGGTGTGTTTGGTTACTTGCTTGGATTTTCATACACTAGGTCAGGAACTCAGGATGGGGAAGATGCGGGGAGTCAGGATGGGGAGATGCGGGGAATCAAACAAGAATGCCATCCTACAAGGACATGCGGCTCACAAAATTACCATGTACTGACTGCAATGGTCTAACGGAGATAACATTTGTTAGCACGGAACCGTTTTTGAGATGGTACAATTTAAGGAAGTTAGAAACAGCATGGAGACTAGTGGCAAAAGCTCATCATTGATGTTGACTTGAGAAACTCCCAGCCTAAGAACCACCAGCTTAGAAGAAAGCATTATGTGTAGACAATTTGTGATTGAAAGTAAGTGCAACAGCTGGAAAAACAGTTCCGATGCAGCAGCTGTAGGAGGTTATAGCATCAAAGTGCTCCGTTCATAAACTTTAATAACGTTGGTCGACCGATTTGTGCGATTCAAGCAGTAATCGTCATAATTTACTTGTACTACACTACTAGTAAGATGTTTCATCATCAACATTTTATTTATGGTGTACCTCTGGAAGGCTTGGTATCTCTATGTCAGCAGCACCCTGAGAATCGCCGTCTTGTTGGCAGGGTGAGCCCTTTCTTTTAGCCCGTAAAGCAATCAATCCATCTGCAGCACAAGATGCATGGTTTACATCCATTTGAGGAATAAACAGAAAATTCAAGCAAGCACACCATTGCACACATGGCAAtccgttattttttttttgtcccctTTTGTACAACAACACTAACAGTTTGTAAAAGAAACCAACATGTTATCAATTTAAGGGGAAATGGCTGAAGTTCAGCATGTCATAtagtatttttcttattttgcaTAGCATAGTATCCTATAAACCAATACAATTCATCCCCAATTAGTGCAATTAATAGTATTTTTTTGGTCATCTCGCTTTGCCACATCACCCCTTAATTTCCATCAGATTGCATGTAGTGTCTCTCACGCAGAAAACCCAACCAAACGTTCCTACGTACCCCAGAACATCCTACCTGCTATCGTTCCATCTCCACTCTCAGCGCAACACGACGCAAGAGAACTGAGCCATTCGGCTTCCATGTCCGCCTTTGAGTCTCCCTCACCTGAAAGGCTGAAACCGTTCGCTGCGCTATCAAAACCTGAAACAGCTAGGAGTTGAAGTGACAGCCGCCATGGACATTTATTACCCTCAATATGCCTTCTCCTTTCCTCTCAAAGGCTCTCAGCTATGCTGCCAGATCTTCATGGGAGAGAGAAAGACGAGCTGTATCCTCCGGCGACGATGACAAACTCACTCTGGTCAACGACACTAGCTGATGAGCCTTCCCAACACAACTTATCTCTCTCAGGATATGCCACTCCCGCAGGTTCAAATCAATATGCTTATTATCCCTGTCCTTCCACAGAATCTTTCCACCCATGACTAGCTTCATGTTTTATGATGCTTGAAGCTATGCTAATCTGGACCTTTCAATTATGTGTCTATCGTATGCTGCTATGTAGATATGCAGTTACAACTTTAACCACTTTCTGTCGATGCCCTATGTAGCTGTGGTTTCATTGTCAgatccttttcttctttttaagCAATTGAAGAATGCAGGAAACAAGACCATCAGTTGGTTGATTCGTAGTCTAAGTATAATATTGAGGTGCGTAAAACTCTTAATTTTGATGGAAATTTTTAGTTGGTGAACCTTGTTCGGTAACTGAATTTTAATAGCCATGTTTATCTGCTGAACCTTCTTTCATATCtgaatatgaatttttttttgctaacccTGTTATCCAACTTGGGGAGCAATGTATATGATTTTGAATTATCATCATTAGCCAAGTTCTCACAGTATTACtaaacatttttctttttctgttgcCCACGGTAATATCTAAATTGTCAGCTACCAAGATATATATCCTCATATTTCACAACTGATTTGAATGTTGAACAAAACCGTAACTCCATATTCACACAAAAAGAGGTTGTCTTACTTCAATGCAATTCAGTGTTTTTGCTATCCATGCGACCATACGCACAAATATTGTTCTAAGAATTCCCGCAGCAACACGCGGGTAccttatagttacagtgtagtcTCTCTCCCTACGTCTCGTCAATCTAGTTAAAGAGAAAAGGAACAAGACGGTGGTGGCCGGCCACCAGCCATGGCGGATCGGATAAACCACCTTTGATCTCCTACCTTGCGCTCAataaaaacatgtttttttttctttttggtttgtgtatatactagtactacatATATACAGATTCGAATAATCGACACAAACTAGTGTGAAGAAAACTAAATAAACACCCACCCAACGAAACAGGAAAAAGAGGCGCAAGCAAGTCCATCTGGTTCCCTTCCCCCACCGTAAACGCaagaagctgctgctgctgccgccgcttgACCAGAGAGTGACagagggaggtgggagaggaagCTTATGAGGAGTAGTTTCTTTACCACGGGGGGGAGCTtgggcttggcggcggcggcgctcctggTCCCGCTGGCGCTGGATGGACATGAGGCGCATCAGATCCAGCATCCCCATGGTGGTGAGGGGATCTCTCTCCGCCGGCctttcgtcgtcgccggtcggCACTTCTCAACGTCACACACAAAATTGGGGAACGAGAGTTATAATTTGTAGGCAAGATAGATATAGATATCAGAGTTATAATTTTAGGAAGGAGCCCAAGCAGTAGGCAGTAGCAGAGTTCTGTTTCAATTAGGATGAGGTCTCCCTACGACAACGGGGAAGGAACGGAACGTGTggaaaactaaaaatatatttatccaCGGACTCCCtacttccaaaaaaaaaccaacttctagtTATAAATTTAGACATAGTGTATGTCTAGAGTCATAGCaataagttgattttttttatgaaacggagggagtatgtgtcaTCCTAGTGTAATTTACACtctaacttttatatatattaactaCAATACAAGGGGTGAGAGATAGGGAAGAAGGGAGTAGtaaagctgacatgtggggttcaCGTCGGCCAcactattttaatttttttttgaaagaaacacAGCAAGGGTGGCGGACGGAGCATAGCGGTGCGGGCGAGCTCATGGAGCAGATGGGCGGTAGGTAGAGCCGACCACCAGAGCGTCGCCCTCGCGACAGCCACGGACTCTCCGCTGTCGTCCTTGGTGAGGAGCTCCATTGTCGGCGGTTCGTCGACGACGGTGGAGGGGCAGAGATGGCGGGGttggagcggaggaggaggtcgttCTCGACATCGATGCCGCCATCTCCACTCGCCCCTACGACGATGCTGACCACCACGCCGTCAGTCTCCTTCAAGAAGACACCCGCCACCCCGGCTCCGGTCACCGCGCCACCCACCAAGTCCACCAAGGCACCCATGCCGGTACCCAAGGCCAAGGCCACCTCATTGCCGCCCTCGTCTCCCCCAAGTCGAGGCTTTCGTCGCCGAGTCCCCACATCCCCACCACGGCGCACgccgagtcgccgccgtcggagctTGGACATCTCGCCTCGCTCGCCTGCTCCGCTGCCCACCCGCGCGTGTCTGCTGcctgagaagaagaagagagagaaagaggaggggagagggaagaagagaggaggagtgaggatgaagaagagagagaagggagagggaagaagggagGGGTGAGGCTGACATATGGGGTGATACTGCGTCGGTTTGAAGGAGTGGAAATAGACGCGCTCCAACGCGGCGAGTCAGCGAGGAGGACAAGAACCCTAACTCGGATCTAGAGGACAACGTGAAGTTGATGTGTGATGATGAGTGTGGCGGCTGCGGTGTCGATGTCCTCGCACATAGAGAGCAGCACGATGGCGAGGTGAAGCGACACGGGCATCGACGTGAATGAGTCAGCAAGCGCGGGGTGCGCCTCCACCAGCGTGTACCAACGCCACATGCAGATGAGAGAAGGGAGAAGATAATGGCAAAATTGTTGTTTTACATGGTTTTTCTTCTGTCAATTAGGTGGgtgacatgtggatcccacgatatttttttgtgtgtgaatgacatatgggtgtcacattttttttattctaatgccatgccacgtaagcgccacataGGACAAAGACTCGGTAAAGAccgccacgtaggcgtcacgttagccaaaaccaccgagggatatTGTTTGCATGGGTTGTGATAGCTGGAGAAGTCGATTTACCCGGTTTTGTGGGTGGAGGACAGGAATCATACTGGGCGATAGTTGGGGGAGCCGAAGTATAATTTTTCCCTATTGTTTGTGCGTGTATATTTTTCATCTGGGCTGCCTTTGGGTGAAATGCGTGGCCCATTTGAGAGTCCACACCCACCTGGGCTGGCGCCTGAGCCAGCTAAGCGTgaccaaaaagaaagaaagtggCGGGGTTTTTCAATTTTGGTTTATTAGTGGTGAAAAGAGGGGTGTGTTTGTTCAGTGGAATCCTAGCCGCCCAAAGGAGTTGGAAGCATCTTGGCCGTCCAAGAGCGATCCGTGTCGACCGATTTGGACCAATCAGAGCGCTGGATCAAATTTGGCACGGATTGAGATGGTTTGGTTTTCCCGCTCAGCGCTTTGAAAAATTTGGGGGATAAATATCTGAGGAGGGGATGGGGCCCAGACGTCAGCCAGGGCCAGCCCCCTcgtcttccccttcctctctccactcctccaccaccaccggccgcctcgccctccccgccggccatggcgctcGTCCTGCCCGACATCACCGTCGCCACGATCGAGGATCTCCACGTCCTCGCCATGCTCGATGAGCCGCGCTTCATCGACCTCGTCTCCAttcccgccgtccgccgcgcagCCGAGTTCGAGGTCGCCATCACGCCGAAGGTGGACTACGATGGGTGGGTCTGCAACAAGCTCGAGGATCTCCGGCGCGTCAGGCGCTTCGACGACCTCCTCACCGACCTCCAGAAGAGGATCCTCCCCATGCTCGGCAACAACCCCGACGACAAGGCGGCCCTCCGCAATCTCCGTACATGCGGGTACGCAATGTGGAGCGTTCGTCAACATGCTCACCCCTCCCTCCACAACCTCGTCGGGTTCTACTCCAACACGGTGACCCGGAAGGCTCGCCAAGCTCTGGATCCGTACAAGGCCTACACGATCAAGCAGGAGTGGCTGCACGCCATGGCGCTTCGGGTGGAGGGATCCCGGTCTGCTTTCATGCCGTTCGACAGCGACTACGTGCCACCATCTCCGCCCATGCCCACCATCGTCGTCAGCTCGCTCGTCGATGTCCACGGCGTGCGCTTCGCCATCGACCCGCACCGCGTCGAGctcggcgccgtcgacgccgtccgCCTCGCCCCGGAGTACCTCCACATCCTCCTCGAGAAGGTGGAGCAGGAGGGATGGATCTGCCCGACGCTCCCCGCTCTGCGCCACGTCGCTCGCTTCGCCAACCTCCTCACCGATCTCCAGGATCGCGTCCTCCCCGGGCTCCTCAACGACCACACCGACCCAGCCGTCCTACGCAAGCTCCGCACCTGCGGGTGTGGGATGAAGAAGCTGCGTGCCGTCGCCAAGGGTCCTCTCCTCCGCTTGACGCGCCTCTTCAGCAACTGCCTCACCCGCCACGCTCGTGACGCGCTCGACGCCCGGAAGGACTTCCGCATCTCTGCCGATTGGATCGATAAGATTGCAGTTCGCGTCGACAGGTGTCTCACTATACCACTTCATCTTCACCACCACCTGGAGGACCCGTTCGTTGATCATCTCCATGATCTCCCCTGAGTTGAGTGCCACCCTGATGTCGAGTTGTACAGACCTCGCTAAGTCCCACTAAGATGTCGTTTTAGTCGTACAAGGATGAACCTCCCCTGCGTCCCGTCCTAGTCCTAAGATGTCTTTGAGTCTTACAAGGATGAACCTCCCCTGCGTCCTAAGATGTCTTTGAGTCGTACAGGGATGACAGTCTGATGTCTTTCAGTCGTATATACAGATCTCCTATGAGTCATTTGATATATAAAATTTCCATTAATAATCTACTTTAGGACATTGCTCATTTCTGTGATCAATGCATGCATTTTAGAAGCATGATTAGATTTTTCAGCATCTTGTGGTGTTTATTCGATTACCGTTACTTTCGTTTACACAACGATCCCACTGACGGTGAGGAACCTGAGTACGAGGTTGAGCCAGGAGTAGAGGTTAAGCATGGCAAGTGCCCTCCTGTAGCTAGCTGCATTATCTATCGGAGTATCTGTATCGTGTAGTAACTAGCTgaatgcccatgcgttgcatcGGGATTTTAAGAAACTAGCTGTGCC
The Oryza sativa Japonica Group chromosome 6, ASM3414082v1 DNA segment above includes these coding regions:
- the LOC9270467 gene encoding probable methyltransferase At1g29790; translated protein: MGSVSLNVPAPRRGGGRRISCHCTPSLLNLLMFLALLSTNALALLAFFSSSSSSSSSPAASAATAAASTISDHVAAIAREIDTSSSSHLPYRADGLPPELLLFLSPHALPLGRDARTGLTHMPASVAHSCFRSPATLSLLAAFMSYDPHAACPRNATLQQHRLLSKACEPLPRRRCLSGGPRAALPASNMGVDGRRWVRPRHDYEFLLDDVLRLGATRIRIGLDVAGGAANFAARMRDRGVTVVTTVLDNAGKPMNEFVAARGLFPLLLSPAHRFPFYDGVFDLVHVGTNALDEGGAPSMGNSGTEEALEFFMFDVDRVLRVGGLLWIDSYLCQSEERRQLVVNLIKRFGYKKLKWMVGEKAGTGSAKTALYLSALLQKPARD
- the LOC4340057 gene encoding FBD-associated F-box protein At1g66310, whose protein sequence is MGMLDLMRLMSIQRQRDQERRRRQAQAPPRDGLIALRAKRKGSPCQQDGDSQGAADIEIPSLPEDIWRLIHSLMPMRDAARAACVSRSFLSLWRCHPNLNFSSEAFGLNKNACGKEELAGLFYSKVDHILKRHSGIGVKKLKIQIYSDYSGKGSSYLNNWLQISVKPGIEELIISLTQFQAKYNFPCSLLSNGSGDSIQYLHLSNCSFHPTVTLSGLRSLMRLYLCCVRITENELGCLLSHSLALEQLEIRYCDRIVCLKVPCLLQRLISLKVFGCDKLKLIENEAPNVSIFAFQGDKTELKLGETLQIKSLCMVRSGYVYHARAELPSIMPNLESLAIKSRKETAFAPKLCSKFLCLRHLSIGLIGFFPAYDYLSLASYIYAAPSLETFDLNVMQRNVQSVSIFAHPADLRSIREEKHHNLKSVTVTSFISVKSLVELTCHILESTASLECLTLDASQTGFRCDTPGSKISKCPPLDRDIIMEGHRGVLAIRRYIQPRVPSTVKLTVLEPCSCHSTEL
- the LOC4340058 gene encoding uncharacterized protein → MALVLPDITVATIEDLHVLAMLDEPRFIDLVSIPAVRRAAEFEVAITPKVDYDGWVCNKLEDLRRVRRFDDLLTDLQKRILPMLGNNPDDKAALRNLRTCGYAMWSVRQHAHPSLHNLVGFYSNTVTRKARQALDPYKAYTIKQEWLHAMALRVEGSRSAFMPFDSDYVPPSPPMPTIVVSSLVDVHGVRFAIDPHRVELGAVDAVRLAPEYLHILLEKVEQEGWICPTLPALRHVARFANLLTDLQDRVLPGLLNDHTDPAVLRKLRTCGCGMKKLRAVAKGPLLRLTRLFSNCLTRHARDALDARKDFRISADWIDKIAVRVDRCLTIPLHLHHHLEDPFVDHLHDLP